A stretch of Bradyrhizobium sp. CCBAU 53338 DNA encodes these proteins:
- a CDS encoding fumarylacetoacetate hydrolase family protein, whose amino-acid sequence MKLLSFIVDGRASFGAVRDNGVVDLGKRMAGCATLRQLLEAGRVTEATKLVASTAPDHPLDSISFAPVIPDPGKIICVGLNYRDHVAETGRTVTEKPALFVRFPCSQVGHLQPIVKPRVSDDFDYEGELALVIGKQGRHIPASRALDHIAGYACYNEGSIRDWQRHTSQFLSGKTFAESGSFGPWLVTADEIPDPSKLTLQTRLNGAVVQNTTTDLLITGIPDLIAYISTICPLVPGDVIVTGTPGGVGLKRTPPLWMRPGDTVEVEISGIGTLRNKVVAEAA is encoded by the coding sequence ATGAAGCTGCTCTCTTTCATCGTCGACGGCCGCGCCTCGTTCGGGGCCGTCAGGGACAATGGCGTCGTCGATCTCGGCAAACGCATGGCTGGATGCGCAACGCTGCGGCAGTTGCTCGAAGCGGGCCGCGTGACCGAAGCGACGAAGCTGGTCGCATCCACTGCGCCGGATCATCCGCTGGACAGCATCAGCTTCGCGCCCGTCATCCCCGATCCCGGCAAGATCATCTGCGTCGGCCTGAATTATCGAGACCACGTCGCCGAGACCGGCCGCACCGTCACCGAGAAGCCGGCGCTGTTCGTCCGCTTCCCCTGCAGCCAGGTCGGTCATCTTCAACCGATCGTAAAACCGAGGGTGAGCGACGATTTCGATTACGAAGGCGAGCTTGCGCTCGTCATCGGCAAGCAGGGCCGGCACATTCCGGCGAGCCGCGCGCTCGACCACATCGCCGGCTACGCCTGCTACAATGAGGGCAGCATCCGCGACTGGCAGCGCCACACCAGCCAGTTCCTCTCCGGCAAGACCTTTGCGGAGAGCGGCAGCTTTGGCCCGTGGCTGGTGACGGCGGACGAGATTCCCGACCCGTCGAAGCTCACGCTCCAGACGCGCCTGAACGGCGCCGTGGTGCAGAACACCACCACGGATCTGCTGATCACCGGCATCCCCGACCTGATCGCCTACATCTCGACGATCTGCCCCCTCGTCCCCGGCGACGTCATCGTGACGGGTACGCCGGGCGGCGTCGGCCTGAAGCGCACGCCGCCTCTGTGGATGCGTCCCGGCGACACCGTCGAGGTCGAGATCTCCGGCATCGGAACGCTCCGCAACAAGGTCGTCGCCGAGGCGGCCTGA
- a CDS encoding bifunctional 3-(3-hydroxy-phenyl)propionate/3-hydroxycinnamic acid hydroxylase, translating to MQDKSAPEEFDVVIVGRGPVGATLANLLGLCGARTLVLEREARTYHLPRAVHFDDECMRVFQTIGLADAILPQVILSPGMLFLDADGKMLLDWSRPQTLTPMGWNLSYRFHQPDLEDALIGGLARWPHVTLRSRCEVFALDQDETGVRIRYEDISNGKLSEVRAGYVIGCDGARSIVRRFIGSGMDDLGFHERWLVIDVLLKRARDDLGDYSLQHCDVRRPATYVRGTGTRRRWEITVLPDEDSNEVAQSAKVWELLSRWITPEDAELERAAVYTFHSVIAQQWRNGRLLLAGDSAHQTPPFLGQGMCAGIRDAANLAWKLAAVIRGDAAPGLLDTYQSERQPHVREFIELAIRLGGVINTKAIEAGLAAGQARENAPVKLEVKKPLLGPGLALGELALTGHLAPQFVLKDGSRGDDLIGYSHVLLVESAAHPALSQAGIKILTGDDAQGIGPWLREHSLTAALVRPDRYIRGTARNDAELDRLIAAITPPTHVPSAA from the coding sequence ATGCAAGATAAATCCGCTCCTGAAGAGTTTGACGTCGTGATCGTCGGCCGTGGCCCGGTCGGCGCCACGCTTGCCAATCTGCTCGGCCTCTGCGGCGCGCGGACGCTGGTGCTGGAGCGCGAGGCGCGGACCTATCATCTGCCGCGAGCGGTGCATTTCGACGACGAATGCATGCGCGTGTTCCAGACCATCGGCCTCGCCGACGCCATCCTGCCGCAGGTCATCCTCAGCCCCGGCATGCTGTTCCTCGACGCCGACGGCAAGATGCTGCTGGACTGGTCGCGACCGCAGACGCTGACGCCGATGGGCTGGAATCTCAGCTATCGCTTCCACCAGCCCGATCTGGAGGACGCGCTGATCGGCGGCCTCGCGCGCTGGCCGCACGTCACCTTGCGCAGCCGCTGCGAGGTGTTCGCGCTGGACCAGGACGAGACCGGCGTTCGAATCCGCTACGAGGATATCTCCAACGGAAAGCTCAGCGAAGTTCGCGCCGGTTACGTCATCGGCTGCGATGGGGCTCGGTCTATCGTTCGCCGCTTCATCGGCTCCGGCATGGACGACCTGGGCTTTCACGAGCGCTGGCTGGTGATCGACGTGCTGCTCAAGCGCGCGCGCGACGATCTCGGCGACTACAGCCTTCAGCACTGCGATGTCAGGCGTCCCGCGACCTATGTCCGCGGCACCGGCACGCGGCGGCGCTGGGAGATCACGGTTCTCCCTGACGAGGATTCGAACGAGGTCGCTCAATCCGCAAAGGTCTGGGAGCTGCTGTCGCGCTGGATCACGCCCGAGGATGCCGAGCTCGAGCGCGCGGCGGTCTACACCTTTCATTCCGTGATCGCACAGCAATGGCGTAACGGCCGGCTGCTGCTGGCCGGCGATTCAGCTCACCAGACCCCGCCTTTTCTCGGCCAGGGCATGTGCGCCGGCATCCGCGATGCCGCCAACCTTGCCTGGAAGCTCGCGGCCGTCATCCGCGGTGATGCCGCGCCTGGCTTGCTCGATACCTATCAAAGCGAACGCCAGCCGCATGTGCGCGAATTCATCGAGCTCGCCATCCGCCTGGGCGGTGTCATCAACACCAAGGCGATCGAAGCGGGCCTTGCCGCCGGGCAAGCGCGCGAGAACGCGCCGGTCAAGCTGGAGGTGAAAAAGCCCCTGCTCGGCCCCGGGCTCGCGCTCGGCGAGCTCGCGCTCACCGGACATCTCGCGCCGCAATTCGTGCTGAAGGACGGCAGCCGCGGCGACGACCTGATCGGCTACAGCCATGTGCTGCTGGTCGAGAGCGCCGCGCATCCCGCGCTTTCGCAAGCGGGGATCAAAATCCTGACCGGCGATGATGCACAAGGCATCGGCCCCTGGCTGCGCGAGCACAGCCTCACCGCCGCGCTGGTTCGCCCCGACCGCTACATCCGCGGCACCGCCCGCAACGATGCCGAACTCGACCGGCTCATCGCCGCAATCACGCCTCCCACCCACGTGCCGTCCGCGGCCTGA
- a CDS encoding DNA-binding transcriptional regulator codes for MSKERTRNGQPRQSEGVRAFKRGLDVLQEVNRSGGIRAGDVARALDLPRPTVYRLLETLEELGYVARSASDDRFRVTRLALSLGDGYDPGVVICQAAAPFLAELSKTLVWPVDLSTYENAAMVVQETTHSRSPLSIDRGMIGKRLPMLRTSAGRAYLAACPARERDLIVSHLRRIDEADDRPFLERTRLDQMIAETQARGYATRSEGEYNPKTASIAVPIVRNGAVYGCISIIWIRSALGIEEAMAQFVSQLQETAAAIPVET; via the coding sequence GTGTCCAAGGAGCGGACGCGGAACGGCCAGCCGCGGCAGTCGGAGGGCGTGCGCGCCTTCAAGCGCGGGCTGGACGTGCTGCAGGAGGTCAACCGCTCCGGCGGCATCCGCGCCGGCGACGTCGCCCGCGCGCTCGACCTGCCCCGCCCCACCGTCTATCGCCTGCTCGAAACGCTGGAGGAACTCGGCTATGTCGCCCGCAGCGCCAGCGACGATCGCTTTCGCGTCACCCGGCTCGCCCTGAGCCTCGGCGACGGCTACGACCCCGGCGTGGTGATCTGCCAGGCGGCCGCGCCTTTTCTCGCCGAGCTGAGCAAGACGCTGGTCTGGCCGGTCGATCTCTCCACTTACGAGAACGCGGCGATGGTGGTGCAGGAGACCACGCATTCGCGCAGCCCGCTGTCGATCGACCGCGGCATGATCGGCAAGCGCTTGCCGATGCTGCGGACCTCCGCGGGCCGGGCCTATCTCGCTGCCTGCCCCGCGCGCGAACGCGATCTCATCGTCAGCCATCTGCGCCGCATCGACGAAGCTGACGACCGCCCCTTCCTCGAGCGGACCCGCCTCGACCAGATGATCGCCGAGACTCAAGCACGCGGCTACGCAACCCGCAGCGAGGGCGAATACAATCCGAAGACCGCGTCGATTGCCGTTCCCATCGTGCGCAATGGCGCGGTCTACGGCTGTATCTCCATCATCTGGATCCGCTCGGCGCTGGGGATCGAGGAAGCCATGGCGCAGTTCGTCAGCCAGCTTCAGGAGACGGCTGCGGCCATTCCGGTCGAGACTTAG
- a CDS encoding VOC family protein encodes MEITALGYIGINSSQLDQWGQMATGLLGMQQVDRGGRMRAFRMDDRKQRLIVDGSSDAGLAVMGWEVPSAAELDRLAARLEGHGVKVTRGSRALADERHVAELITFADPAGNRLEAFCAPELASEPFRPGRPISGFRTGALGMGHVVLNVEDVEPLVPFYRDVLGFHVSDFGLKPYGLYFFHVNGRHHSFAMVGSGRKALHHFMVELGSLDDVGQGYDLAQLEDGRVVYTLGRHTNDHMTSFYVNTPSGFFIEYGWGGRIIDPETWQPHETFDGPSLWGHERLYMPDEQRKRLREMRLDAAARGVRVADPRVPPLNCAWLDSVVARE; translated from the coding sequence ATGGAAATCACCGCGCTCGGCTATATCGGCATCAATTCGTCGCAGCTCGACCAGTGGGGCCAAATGGCGACCGGGCTGCTCGGCATGCAGCAGGTCGATCGTGGCGGCAGGATGCGGGCATTTCGCATGGACGATCGCAAGCAGCGCCTGATCGTCGACGGCAGCAGCGATGCCGGCCTTGCGGTCATGGGCTGGGAAGTTCCGTCTGCCGCCGAGCTGGACCGGCTCGCGGCGCGACTGGAAGGCCATGGCGTCAAGGTGACGCGCGGCTCGCGCGCACTCGCCGACGAGCGGCACGTGGCCGAGCTGATCACGTTCGCGGATCCCGCCGGAAACCGGCTGGAAGCGTTCTGCGCGCCTGAGCTCGCGAGCGAACCCTTCAGACCCGGTCGGCCGATCTCGGGCTTTCGCACCGGCGCGCTGGGCATGGGGCACGTCGTGCTCAATGTCGAGGACGTCGAGCCGCTGGTGCCGTTCTATCGCGACGTGCTCGGCTTCCACGTCTCCGATTTCGGGCTGAAGCCTTACGGGCTCTATTTCTTCCACGTCAACGGCCGGCACCATTCCTTCGCAATGGTCGGCTCGGGCCGCAAGGCGCTGCATCATTTCATGGTCGAGCTCGGCAGCCTCGACGATGTCGGCCAGGGTTACGATCTCGCCCAGCTCGAAGATGGCCGTGTCGTCTATACGCTGGGTCGCCACACCAACGACCACATGACCTCGTTCTACGTGAATACGCCCTCGGGCTTCTTCATCGAATATGGCTGGGGCGGACGGATCATCGATCCCGAGACCTGGCAGCCGCACGAGACGTTTGATGGCCCGTCACTATGGGGTCACGAGCGTCTCTACATGCCCGACGAGCAGCGCAAGCGCCTGCGCGAGATGCGGCTGGATGCTGCGGCCCGCGGCGTCCGCGTCGCCGATCCGCGCGTGCCGCCGCTGAACTGCGCGTGGCTGGACTCGGTGGTCGCGCGCGAATGA
- a CDS encoding MBL fold metallo-hydrolase, with amino-acid sequence MLRTLLRAGFVLLAFSTAASAEPIKVTLLGTGVPTPRPTSFSASTLVEAGSEKLLFDLGRGSTMQLYKLKIPLGAITASFLTHLHSDHIVGLPDMWLTGWLATPWASRKGPMNLFGPKGTVAMTENLTKAFANDIRIRIDDEHLDPKAVEFAAKDIEPGLVYDNSGVKVTAIEVNHGEKIKPAFGYMIEYGGHKVVLSGDTKYDERIAKAAAGADLLIHEVAVIEPELLVRNPVYKDIQAHHTSPEEAGRIFASARPKLAVYSHIVFGTVKPGPDIPEEPLIERTRTAYNGPLLVGRDMMSFRIGDNVEAFAPDGTKLVP; translated from the coding sequence ATGCTCAGGACTCTCTTGCGGGCAGGCTTCGTGCTGCTCGCGTTCAGCACGGCTGCGTCGGCCGAACCGATCAAGGTCACGCTGCTCGGCACCGGCGTGCCGACACCGCGGCCGACGAGTTTCAGCGCCTCGACGCTGGTGGAGGCGGGGAGCGAAAAGCTGCTGTTCGATCTCGGCCGCGGCTCGACCATGCAGCTCTACAAGCTGAAGATCCCGCTCGGCGCGATCACCGCCAGTTTCCTCACGCATCTGCATTCCGACCACATCGTCGGCCTTCCAGATATGTGGCTGACCGGCTGGCTCGCCACGCCCTGGGCCTCGCGCAAGGGGCCGATGAATCTGTTCGGGCCCAAGGGCACCGTGGCGATGACGGAGAACCTGACCAAAGCCTTCGCCAACGACATCCGCATTCGTATCGACGACGAGCATCTAGATCCCAAGGCGGTCGAATTTGCCGCAAAGGATATCGAGCCGGGACTTGTCTACGACAACAGCGGCGTCAAGGTCACCGCGATCGAGGTCAATCACGGTGAGAAGATCAAGCCGGCGTTCGGCTATATGATCGAGTATGGTGGGCACAAGGTCGTGCTTTCGGGCGACACGAAGTATGACGAGCGGATTGCCAAGGCAGCAGCGGGTGCCGATTTGCTGATCCACGAAGTCGCGGTGATCGAGCCGGAGCTGCTGGTCAGGAATCCTGTTTACAAGGACATCCAGGCGCACCACACCTCGCCCGAGGAGGCCGGCCGCATCTTTGCCTCAGCCAGGCCGAAGCTCGCGGTCTATTCCCACATCGTGTTCGGCACGGTGAAGCCCGGACCCGATATTCCGGAGGAGCCGCTGATCGAGCGCACGCGCACCGCCTACAACGGACCGTTGCTGGTCGGTCGCGACATGATGTCGTTCAGGATCGGCGACAACGTCGAGGCGTTCGCGCCTGATGGCACGAAGCTCGTGCCGTAA
- a CDS encoding response regulator transcription factor, with amino-acid sequence MTATILLVDDHSVVREGYRSVLQKQPGLRVIAEAGDGADAYRLFKSEAPDLVIMDLSMPGIGGVEAVRRIRQWDKAAKILVFTMHDNAGFAVQAIRAGARGYVTKTSPPETLVRAVMDVLAGKIAISPDIDHELALSRISGESSAADVLTPREFEVLRLLLAENTTEEIAETLHVSPKTVANLHSLIKDKLGVGSDIELVRLALRQGILTQLDLGDA; translated from the coding sequence ATGACCGCGACCATCTTACTGGTCGACGACCACTCGGTTGTCCGCGAAGGCTATCGCTCCGTGTTGCAGAAGCAGCCGGGCCTGCGCGTCATCGCCGAAGCCGGCGACGGCGCGGACGCCTATCGCCTCTTCAAGTCCGAGGCACCAGATCTCGTCATCATGGATCTCAGCATGCCCGGCATCGGCGGCGTCGAGGCCGTCAGGCGCATCCGGCAATGGGACAAGGCGGCAAAGATCCTCGTCTTCACCATGCACGACAATGCCGGCTTTGCCGTCCAGGCCATCCGCGCCGGCGCACGAGGTTACGTCACGAAGACCAGTCCTCCGGAGACACTGGTGCGCGCGGTGATGGATGTGCTCGCCGGCAAGATCGCGATAAGCCCTGATATCGACCACGAACTGGCGCTCAGCCGGATCAGCGGCGAGAGCTCCGCCGCCGACGTGCTCACGCCGCGCGAGTTCGAGGTGCTGCGGCTGTTGCTCGCCGAGAACACGACGGAGGAGATCGCCGAGACGCTGCATGTCAGCCCGAAGACGGTCGCGAATTTGCATTCGCTGATCAAGGACAAGCTCGGCGTCGGCTCCGACATCGAGCTGGTCCGGCTGGCGCTGCGACAGGGAATCCTGACGCAGCTCGATCTCGGCGACGCCTGA
- a CDS encoding HAMP domain-containing sensor histidine kinase, whose protein sequence is MWNRPRFDLKVRLTLRVAAVSAACFTAISAYFLITADRAAHARIDGIAAIVAKTLELQQGKVLWTANPRSDFPNLDPVSAYVMTPGLCLAFRGVSGEMLQRFCSGAPVADDPPPQIFTAFYHGLFDPGREAARPVILRGTKLGEAVVSVDPAVRTAEAWHEAGRLMLALAIALPLLCVLVYAALARALRPTRMIRAGLERIAANDLTARLPPFDLAELSAVRDVFNHLAESLDTALAERAELTRKLIALQDEERRHLARELHDEFGQSLAAIRALAASARQTAAQDCPSLLGECDGIARTATGMMETLRGALFRLRPPDVEELGLVASLEGLVAGWNGRSRGETRFSIRFDGSFGTLPATISANLYRIVQEALTNAAKHAGATKVNLELSMRAAEIALAVDDDGRSTDPAAKAGMGLLGMRERVAALRGRLSFEAGPNGGSALRVVIPLVAAGPQALEHAA, encoded by the coding sequence ATGTGGAACCGCCCGAGATTTGATCTCAAGGTCCGCCTGACCTTGCGCGTGGCCGCCGTCTCGGCTGCCTGCTTCACCGCTATATCAGCCTATTTTCTCATCACGGCCGACCGCGCAGCCCATGCGCGCATCGACGGCATCGCCGCCATCGTTGCGAAGACGCTGGAGCTTCAACAGGGCAAGGTGCTCTGGACCGCGAACCCCCGGTCGGACTTTCCCAACCTCGACCCCGTCTCGGCTTATGTGATGACGCCCGGCCTGTGCCTGGCCTTCCGTGGCGTCAGCGGCGAGATGCTGCAGCGCTTCTGTAGCGGCGCGCCTGTCGCGGATGACCCGCCGCCGCAGATCTTCACGGCGTTCTATCATGGCCTGTTCGACCCCGGCCGTGAGGCGGCGCGGCCGGTGATCCTGCGCGGGACAAAGCTGGGTGAGGCCGTGGTCTCGGTCGATCCGGCTGTGCGGACGGCGGAGGCCTGGCACGAGGCCGGCCGCCTGATGCTGGCGCTGGCTATCGCGCTGCCGCTGCTGTGCGTCCTGGTCTACGCAGCGCTGGCCCGCGCCCTGCGCCCGACCCGGATGATCCGCGCCGGCCTGGAGCGGATTGCCGCCAACGACCTCACCGCGCGGTTGCCGCCATTCGATCTCGCCGAGCTCTCCGCGGTGCGCGACGTCTTCAATCATCTCGCCGAAAGCCTCGACACGGCACTCGCCGAGCGCGCCGAGCTGACCCGAAAACTGATCGCGCTCCAGGACGAGGAGCGCCGCCATCTCGCCCGCGAGCTCCATGACGAATTCGGCCAGTCGCTGGCCGCGATCCGCGCGCTCGCCGCCTCCGCCCGCCAGACCGCCGCGCAGGACTGCCCTTCCCTGCTCGGCGAATGCGACGGGATCGCACGGACCGCGACCGGCATGATGGAGACGCTGCGCGGCGCGCTGTTCCGGCTCCGCCCGCCTGATGTCGAGGAGCTCGGCCTCGTCGCCAGCCTCGAAGGCCTCGTTGCCGGGTGGAACGGCCGCAGCCGCGGTGAGACACGCTTCTCGATCCGTTTCGACGGCTCGTTCGGGACGCTGCCGGCCACGATCAGCGCCAACCTCTACCGCATCGTGCAGGAGGCGCTCACCAACGCGGCCAAGCATGCCGGCGCCACCAAGGTGAACCTCGAACTGTCGATGCGTGCGGCCGAAATCGCACTCGCCGTCGATGACGACGGCCGCTCGACCGATCCCGCCGCAAAAGCCGGCATGGGCCTGCTCGGCATGCGCGAACGCGTCGCAGCCCTGCGCGGCCGTCTGAGTTTTGAGGCCGGCCCCAACGGCGGCTCCGCACTGCGCGTCGTCATTCCCCTTGTCGCCGCGGGTCCGCAGGCGCTGGAGCACGCGGCATGA
- a CDS encoding L-idonate 5-dehydrogenase: MRAVVIHAPKDLRIDNYPDTEPGPGEVRIKIANGGICGSDLHYYHHGGFGVVRIQQPMALGHEIAGVVAAVGDGVTSVKAGTRVAVNPSKPCGQCLHCQEGMRNQCLDMRFLGSAMRFPHVQGGFREFMTVDATQAVPISDKLSLAEAAVAEPLAVCLHAGKQAGPLLGKRVLITGCGPIGALMILVSRFGGASEIVVTDVADAPLAVARKLGATHAINVATNAAALDPWRAGKGVFDTLFEASGNQAALRTALDVLRPGATMVQLGLGGEMTLPINSIVAKELQLRGTFRFDPEFELAVRLMGEGLIDVKPLITATMPFENAVAAFELATDRSQSMKVQLTF, encoded by the coding sequence ATGCGCGCCGTCGTCATCCACGCCCCGAAAGACCTCCGGATCGACAACTACCCCGACACGGAGCCCGGCCCGGGCGAGGTCCGCATCAAGATCGCCAATGGCGGCATCTGCGGCTCGGACCTGCACTACTACCATCATGGCGGCTTCGGCGTTGTGCGCATCCAGCAACCGATGGCGCTGGGGCATGAGATCGCCGGCGTGGTCGCAGCGGTGGGTGATGGCGTTACCAGCGTAAAGGCCGGGACCCGCGTCGCGGTCAATCCGAGCAAACCGTGCGGCCAATGCCTGCATTGCCAGGAAGGCATGCGCAACCAATGCCTCGACATGCGCTTCCTCGGCAGCGCGATGCGCTTTCCCCATGTGCAGGGCGGTTTTCGCGAGTTCATGACGGTCGATGCCACGCAGGCGGTGCCGATCTCCGACAAGCTGTCGCTGGCGGAGGCCGCGGTCGCCGAGCCGCTCGCGGTGTGCCTGCACGCCGGCAAGCAGGCGGGGCCCCTGCTCGGCAAGCGCGTGCTGATCACCGGTTGCGGCCCGATCGGCGCTCTCATGATTTTGGTCTCGCGCTTCGGTGGTGCGTCCGAGATCGTTGTCACTGACGTCGCCGACGCCCCGCTCGCTGTCGCCAGGAAGCTCGGCGCCACCCACGCCATCAATGTCGCGACCAATGCCGCCGCGCTCGATCCCTGGCGCGCCGGCAAGGGCGTGTTCGACACGCTGTTCGAAGCCTCCGGCAATCAGGCCGCGCTGCGTACCGCGCTCGACGTGCTCCGCCCCGGCGCGACGATGGTGCAACTCGGCCTCGGCGGCGAGATGACGCTGCCGATCAACTCGATCGTCGCCAAGGAATTGCAGCTCCGCGGCACCTTCCGCTTCGACCCCGAATTCGAGCTGGCGGTGCGGCTGATGGGCGAAGGCCTGATCGACGTGAAGCCGCTGATCACGGCGACGATGCCGTTCGAGAACGCGGTCGCGGCTTTTGAATTGGCTACCGACCGCTCGCAGTCGATGAAGGTGCAGCTGACCTTTTAG
- a CDS encoding SDR family oxidoreductase: protein MSTALFDLSGRTALVTGSSRGLGRAIAEGMAKAGARIIVNGVDPKRVEQAVAEFRAAGHQAEGAAFNVTDEPAIVAAFNDFDKKGIAVDIVVNNAGIQHRKPLVEFTTDEWRKVIETNLTSAFVIGREAAKRMIPRKHGKIINIGSLGSELARPTIAPYTAAKGGIKNLTRSMAVEWAQHGIQANAIGPGYMLTDMNEALVNNTDFNTWLMGRIPSKRWGKPDELVGAAIFLASDASTYVNGQIIYVDGGMIAAM, encoded by the coding sequence ATGAGCACTGCCCTCTTCGACCTTTCCGGCCGCACCGCCCTCGTGACCGGCTCCTCGCGTGGGCTCGGCCGCGCCATCGCCGAAGGCATGGCCAAGGCCGGCGCCAGGATCATCGTCAACGGTGTCGATCCCAAGCGCGTCGAGCAGGCCGTCGCCGAGTTTCGCGCCGCCGGCCATCAGGCCGAAGGCGCCGCCTTCAACGTCACCGACGAGCCCGCGATCGTCGCAGCCTTCAACGATTTCGACAAGAAGGGCATCGCCGTCGACATCGTCGTCAACAATGCCGGCATCCAGCACCGCAAGCCGCTGGTGGAATTCACCACCGACGAATGGCGCAAGGTGATCGAGACCAACCTCACCAGCGCCTTCGTGATCGGCCGGGAAGCTGCCAAGCGGATGATCCCGCGCAAGCACGGCAAGATCATCAATATCGGCTCGCTCGGCAGCGAGCTGGCGCGCCCCACCATCGCGCCCTACACCGCCGCCAAGGGCGGCATCAAGAACCTGACCCGCTCGATGGCGGTGGAATGGGCCCAGCACGGCATCCAGGCCAACGCGATCGGTCCCGGCTACATGCTGACCGACATGAACGAGGCACTGGTCAACAACACCGACTTCAACACCTGGCTGATGGGCCGCATCCCCTCCAAGCGCTGGGGCAAGCCTGACGAGCTGGTGGGTGCGGCAATCTTCCTCGCCTCGGATGCCTCCACCTATGTCAACGGCCAGATCATCTATGTCGATGGCGGCATGATCGCCGCGATGTAA
- a CDS encoding mandelate racemase/muconate lactonizing enzyme family protein produces the protein MKITSIETLRTEEFSNVIWVRVHTDSGVIGLGETFYGAGAVEAQIHDTFAGRLLGRNPLHIEAIHRDMLNLPMAQSSTGVEYRAASAIDIALWDLFGKVCNQPVHQMLGGLCRDKQRIYNTCAGTQYVRSTNISPVANWNLGANKGPYEDLDGFMNRADALAESLLESGISAMKIWPFDPAAQENKGLYITAAQMKQAIEPFEKIRKAVGDKMEIMVELHSLWNLPTAKQIARALEPYKPTWYEDPIRMNSPQALAEYARSTDVWVCASETLGSRFPYKDMLDRDAMHVVMADLCWTGGLTEGRKIAAMAETYHRPFAPHDCIGPIGFIAAIHMSFSQPNTLIQESVRAFYKGWYNELVTTMPTIKDGYVFPMEGPGLGVDLLPAVFERSDLIVRRSNA, from the coding sequence GTGAAGATCACGTCGATCGAGACGCTGCGCACCGAGGAATTTTCCAACGTCATCTGGGTGCGCGTTCACACGGATAGCGGCGTGATCGGTCTCGGCGAGACCTTCTATGGCGCCGGCGCGGTCGAGGCGCAGATCCACGACACCTTTGCCGGCCGCCTGCTCGGCCGCAATCCCCTGCACATCGAGGCCATCCATCGCGACATGCTGAACCTGCCGATGGCGCAGTCCTCGACCGGCGTCGAATACCGCGCGGCGTCGGCGATCGACATTGCGCTGTGGGACCTGTTCGGCAAGGTCTGCAATCAGCCGGTGCACCAGATGCTCGGCGGCCTCTGCCGCGACAAGCAGCGCATCTACAACACCTGCGCCGGCACGCAATATGTCCGCTCGACCAATATCAGCCCGGTCGCAAACTGGAATCTCGGGGCCAACAAGGGCCCCTATGAGGACCTCGACGGCTTCATGAACCGTGCGGATGCGCTCGCCGAAAGCCTGCTGGAAAGCGGCATCTCGGCGATGAAGATCTGGCCGTTCGATCCGGCGGCGCAGGAGAACAAGGGTCTCTACATCACGGCCGCCCAGATGAAGCAGGCGATCGAGCCGTTCGAGAAGATCAGGAAGGCCGTCGGCGACAAGATGGAGATCATGGTCGAACTCCATTCGCTCTGGAATCTGCCAACCGCCAAGCAGATCGCGCGCGCGCTCGAGCCGTACAAGCCGACCTGGTACGAAGACCCGATCCGCATGAACTCGCCGCAGGCGCTGGCCGAATATGCCCGCTCGACCGACGTCTGGGTCTGCGCCAGCGAAACGCTGGGCTCGCGCTTCCCCTACAAGGACATGCTCGACCGCGACGCCATGCACGTGGTGATGGCCGATCTGTGCTGGACCGGCGGCCTCACCGAGGGCCGCAAGATCGCGGCGATGGCAGAAACCTACCACCGCCCCTTCGCGCCGCATGACTGCATCGGCCCGATCGGCTTCATCGCCGCCATCCACATGTCGTTCAGCCAGCCGAACACCCTGATCCAGGAATCGGTGCGCGCCTTCTACAAGGGCTGGTACAATGAGCTCGTCACCACGATGCCCACCATCAAGGACGGCTACGTCTTCCCGATGGAAGGCCCCGGCCTTGGCGTCGACCTTCTGCCCGCCGTATTCGAGCGCTCTGATCTGATCGTGCGCCGCTCCAACGCTTGA